One Nicotiana sylvestris chromosome 12, ASM39365v2, whole genome shotgun sequence genomic window carries:
- the LOC138883911 gene encoding uncharacterized protein, which translates to MFFDGAANFKGVGIRAVLVSETGQIYLVSVKLRFPWTNNMAEYKACIMGLNLAIDMNIQELLVIGDLDLLVHEVQGEWATKNTKILPYLYHVQELMKRFIKIELKHAPKIQNEVTDALTTLSSMIQHLDKNFIDPIMAKIHNQPDYCAHVEEETDGKPWFHDVKEYLARGEYPEQANHTQK; encoded by the coding sequence atgttcttcgatggagctgcaaacttcaaaggagtaggcatcagagcagttttggtatcagaaacaggtcagATTTACCTTGTATCTGTGAAGCTTAGGTTTCCATggaccaacaacatggcagaatacaaagcttgcatcatggggcttaatctggccatcgatatgaatatacaagagcTATTGGTAATTGGTGATTTGGATCTTCTAGTACAtgaggttcaaggagaatgggctacgaagaacaccaagatactgccatacttgtatcatgtgcaggAGTTAATGAAGAGATTCATAAAGATAGAATTAAAACATGCGcccaaaattcaaaatgaggTCACAGACGCACTAACCACCttatcatcaatgatacaacatctagacaagaatttcatcgatcccatcaTGGCGAAAATCCATAACCAGCCGgattactgtgctcatgttgaagaagaaacagatggaaaaccttggttccacgacgtcaaagaatatttggcgagaggagaatatccagagcaagcaaaccatactcagaaatgA